A stretch of DNA from Gemmatimonadota bacterium:
GGCTAGGGCGCCGCGCCGAGGGTGGCCTGCGGCCGCAGCCAGGCGAGGATGCTGGCACGGCCGGCGCGGGCGTAGACGTGATCCGGGTAAGTGTGGCACTCTGGAGTGTTGGTGCCCCGGACGCACCCGTTGTAGCGAAGCAGCGCCCGCTCCACGTCCTGGCCCTCGGCCCGGAAGTAGTTGGCAAAGATGCTCGCGCCGTGGCAGATGTTGGGTTCCACCTCATCGAGACTGCTCGGGCAAGGCGGCCATTTCCCCCGGTGCTGCGGCATGACCTGCATGAGACCCCGGGCGCCAACCGGGCTGCGCGCCTGCGGGTCCAGCATGGGGTTCTCGACGAGCAGCACGGCCAGCAGCAGGCGCGGCTCGAGATCCAGACGATTGGCTTCCCGTGCCAGGGCCACGGCGATGCGGCGGGCCAGCATCGGGTCCTGCCGGTACTGGAGCAGAACGCGCTCGATCGGCGCGATCGTCAGCTTGTGGTACTCTTCGACCTCCGCCCAGAGGCGGTCTGCCCGCTGCGCTCGCTGTACGAGCTCCGTCAGCTTCGAGCCCGACAGCTCGGCCACGCCGTCGGCGGGAACGGCTGCGGCCGTGCCCGACGAGAGTGTCGCCACGAACGCCGCCACCATCAACAGCAGCAATCCGAGCAGGTAAGGAAGCCAACGCTGCCGCATCGTCGGACCGACCGCCAACCGGATGATCGTCCAGGCGAACTTCAGCCGCTGTTCCATGTTCGTGTCCCCCTCGATGGTGCCCTACGGCAGTCTAGAGGACGCCGACCGGATCGGCGCGGTGTGTGGTGCAAACACCGTACCTCGCGCGCTGCTCGGATTGTGGATAACTCTCGAAACCCGCTCTCCTGACTTGCGATTCGTGCGCTGGCCGGCCGCCGGAACCGCGCGCCGCCGGCCTGTACCGGCCTCCTCTTACCCCGGATGTTCCGGATGGATCACTGGTTTCCGGAACGAAACGTTACTGGTGTGCCCCGCAGCTCGCTCGGTCGCGAGGACAGAACCACGTACCCGCTCCCGCTCCCACTCCCGTTCGCCGAGCTCTATCTCGGCGGCTCGTCACACGAGAATTGCGAGCGGGAGGGGGAGCGGGCACGGGTACGGGTACGGGTACGGGTACGGGGAACAGCCATGGTGGAAGCAGCGTTCCTCGGTTCCGCGCCCGCCTGACGCGCCGCGTCGGCTTGCAGCTTACGCGTAACCGCAATAAAATGAAGCAGGTTCCGCTACTTGCGGTGCATCCCTCGCTGTACGACCCATCCCGGGGGGCGCCATGGCAATGTTCCGAACATTGTATTACGGAGATGTTACCGTCGGTGTCGGCGGGCGGATCACCATCCCCCAGGAGATCCGGGACGACCTGGGGATCCAGGAGGGGGACATGCTGACCGTTCGGGTCGAGGAGAGCCCGACGCGCACCCGGCAGATGGTGATGTGGCGCGCGGCGCCGCCGCCGGAGGAATCGGAGTAGCTAGCTTAGCTAAACGGTCCGGGGTGCTGCCCCCAGCGGCGGAGTTCGATCACCAACCTGTCTCCCCTTCATCCCCCTCGAGATCGATCCAGCGGACGAGCTCGCGCAGCGGCTCGTGCCCGTCGTGGTGCCACTCCGGCGGCGGCCATGGCATCTGCGCGAGGCCCGTGACCCGGGAAGCGCCCAGGCGGCCGAGCTGCTCGGCCAGCGCTTGCCGCTGCTGCGGCTCCAGTCCCGCAACGCCGACCGTTTGCAGGAATGCGGCATAGGGCCGCACCAGGGGCACGACTTCTTCCGCTGCGGCCACGGGCTTGACGCGCACCAGGCGATTCAGGCAGGAGGGCGCGAAATTCGGGTCGGCCTCGTACAGCACCGTATATTCGGTCCCGGGGCTGGCCTCGATTCTGATGTCCTGGCCGGCCAGGGCGCGGAACTCGGCGGTCGCGCGGATCTCGTGGATCTGCGCGGCCTCGGCCGCGCTCAGCCGCCCGCGTGGCAGCTCGCGCTCGAGCGTGCCCAGCTCGAGGGCCAGGCGGGCGGCGAACTGCTCGGGCGAATGCTGGCCGCCCTGCTCGACATACAGCAGGTGGGGCGAGACACACCCCTGCTGGTCGAACGCGGCTACCGCGGCCGCCGCTTGCGCGGCGACCCGGCCGAGCGCCGGCTCCGCGAGTGCAGTGCGTCCCACGACCCCGAAGGAGAAGCGCGGCCCGTGGATCACCAGGCTGGTGGGCGGCGCGATCTGCCGGCGCACGGCTGCCACGGCATCCGCAGCGCCGTAGACAATGACCGTGTCCGCCGCTCGCAACGCTTCCGCCTCGCCCTCCGCGGCGCCGCCGGGCCAGTAGGTGACGGCGAGGCATTGGGCGAGGCGGGGCGCCACATCCTCGAGCGCGCGGGCGAACAGGACGGGGAGCAGCGGCTCACCTGAAGCCGTCTTGCCCAGGATGGCGGCTTTGACCAGCAGGCAGCGGATCAGCGCGGTTACGGCCACGCCGGGCACGTTCCCGGCGAAGATATGGAATGCCAGCTCGGGACCGAGCGCGCGGGCGGCGCCGCGCCCGTGCGGGCGGGGCCGGAAGCCGTCGAGCAGGGCGGCGTCGCCCAGCTCGTTGCGGAGCAGAGCCTCGAGCGCTGGCGCGCGCCAATCCTCGAGCGCGCGATCCAGCACCAGCCGAAGCATGGCAGGGGAGTAGCCCGTGACGGCGGGCATCGCCTGCTCGGCGAGCGCGCGCCGTGGATCGCCTGGACGGGAGAGCAGTGCTGCAGCCGCATCCACGGCGCGCACTATCTCGGCCACCGGCAGCTCGGCCAGGAAGCGGGCGCGGGCGCGTCGCAGCTTCTCGATCAGCCGCGCCATGGCAGACGCATCCAGTACCGGCGTGCGTAGGGGCACACCGCCGAACTCGAGAATCTGCCAGCCGGGGATGTCGGCGCTCTTCAGGCCCGGCAGGTGAAACGCGTCGATGGGCGTCATGGCCCCTCTCCGCGCAGCGCGCCGAGCAGCAGGTCCATGGCCATCGAGCAGCCGCGGGGCGGAGCGCCCAGGGCGCGGCCGAGCAACAGGAAGCCGTCTTCCCGCTCGACGCCCACGTCTTCGGTCTGGATGGCCAGAACCGAGCCGAAATTGGCCAGGTCGAAGTGGCGGAGCAATCCGGCGCGGCCGGCGGGAAGCGGCCCGAGTGTTTCGGGATCGACCACGCAGGTGCGCACCCACGGCGGCGGCACCTTGCGCCGGTCCCGCACGGCGCGACCCTGCACTCGAGCCCGCAGCACAGTGTCATAGAACTGCGAGCACATCTCGGTCATGCCGTACTCGTTCACGCAGTCCTCGGGGGCGAGCCCCAGCAGCGAGGCGTACAGCGAGAGCATCTCCGCCGGGGCCACTTGCCGCGCCTGACCTTTGAAGCCGCCGGTGTCCATGAGCCGCGAGCCCGGCGGCAGACGGTAGTGCTGCCCGCGCTCGCGCAGCGCATCGGCCCAATGGGCGAAGGCCAGCACCGTTCCCACCAGGCACACCGGCCGGCCCTCTTGCTCGGCCCCGCGCAACGCCGCATCTAGCACATCATGCTGTATCCCGGACGCCGCCGCCGCGAAGTACCCGCTCCCCATCGCGCCGAACCGCTCGATCACGACCTGCACCATGTGGGACAGCGAAGAATCCGGCAGCTCGACGGGTGGTGGGACGAGCGAGAGGAACACGAGCTCGGCGCCGTCTGGCAACACGTACGCCTCGAAGCCGGCCAGCAGGGCGCCGTGGTACACGGAAAGATCCGGAATGAAGTGACGTCCGCGCCGTTCCGGGCCCCGCGTCGTCCCACTGGTGCGAAACACGGCTTGGGCGGCATCGGCGCGGCCACTGACCAGCTCGACCTCCTTGAAGGCCGCGCTGGGCACAGCAGGAATCTCACTCCAGTGCCCCACGTTTTCGGGAGTCCGGCCACGGCGCCGGCAGTAGGCCGCATAGGGCGCGTTCGTGCAGAACTGGAGCT
This window harbors:
- a CDS encoding transglycosylase SLT domain-containing protein, which gives rise to MEQRLKFAWTIIRLAVGPTMRQRWLPYLLGLLLLMVAAFVATLSSGTAAAVPADGVAELSGSKLTELVQRAQRADRLWAEVEEYHKLTIAPIERVLLQYRQDPMLARRIAVALAREANRLDLEPRLLLAVLLVENPMLDPQARSPVGARGLMQVMPQHRGKWPPCPSSLDEVEPNICHGASIFANYFRAEGQDVERALLRYNGCVRGTNTPECHTYPDHVYARAGRASILAWLRPQATLGAAP
- a CDS encoding AbrB/MazE/SpoVT family DNA-binding domain-containing protein produces the protein MFRTLYYGDVTVGVGGRITIPQEIRDDLGIQEGDMLTVRVEESPTRTRQMVMWRAAPPPEESE
- a CDS encoding acyl-CoA reductase — translated: MTPIDAFHLPGLKSADIPGWQILEFGGVPLRTPVLDASAMARLIEKLRRARARFLAELPVAEIVRAVDAAAALLSRPGDPRRALAEQAMPAVTGYSPAMLRLVLDRALEDWRAPALEALLRNELGDAALLDGFRPRPHGRGAARALGPELAFHIFAGNVPGVAVTALIRCLLVKAAILGKTASGEPLLPVLFARALEDVAPRLAQCLAVTYWPGGAAEGEAEALRAADTVIVYGAADAVAAVRRQIAPPTSLVIHGPRFSFGVVGRTALAEPALGRVAAQAAAAVAAFDQQGCVSPHLLYVEQGGQHSPEQFAARLALELGTLERELPRGRLSAAEAAQIHEIRATAEFRALAGQDIRIEASPGTEYTVLYEADPNFAPSCLNRLVRVKPVAAAEEVVPLVRPYAAFLQTVGVAGLEPQQRQALAEQLGRLGASRVTGLAQMPWPPPEWHHDGHEPLRELVRWIDLEGDEGETGW
- a CDS encoding long-chain fatty acid--CoA ligase; this encodes MAEPQVRVLRDELLRRFQRGVDQPFADAAFDDLARRVFELQFCTNAPYAAYCRRRGRTPENVGHWSEIPAVPSAAFKEVELVSGRADAAQAVFRTSGTTRGPERRGRHFIPDLSVYHGALLAGFEAYVLPDGAELVFLSLVPPPVELPDSSLSHMVQVVIERFGAMGSGYFAAAASGIQHDVLDAALRGAEQEGRPVCLVGTVLAFAHWADALRERGQHYRLPPGSRLMDTGGFKGQARQVAPAEMLSLYASLLGLAPEDCVNEYGMTEMCSQFYDTVLRARVQGRAVRDRRKVPPPWVRTCVVDPETLGPLPAGRAGLLRHFDLANFGSVLAIQTEDVGVEREDGFLLLGRALGAPPRGCSMAMDLLLGALRGEGP